A genome region from Akkermansiaceae bacterium includes the following:
- a CDS encoding NAD-dependent epimerase/dehydratase family protein — protein sequence MKILVTGGAGFIGSHIVEMYQDKADEIRVLDNLRTGYRHNLDGLRHTFIEGSITNRELVKKAVEGVDYIFHLAALVSVPESMAKPGECVDINVHGLLNVLEEASAVGVKKLVFASSAAVYGDNPTVPKTEAMCPEPKSPYAITKLDGEYYLGMFQQEGRLETTAIRFFNVFGPRQDPKGAYAAAVPIFIEKAVRNEDITVYGDGEQTRDFIYVKDIAGALSFAVETPGVTGVFNAGYGGQITINDLAQRIITSASSSSEVLHGPERAGDVKHSRASAEKLRNEGWAPRHSLEEGLEKTLAFFRAKWADKA from the coding sequence ATGAAAATACTAGTCACAGGAGGAGCCGGTTTCATCGGCTCCCACATCGTTGAAATGTATCAGGACAAGGCGGATGAAATCCGCGTCCTCGACAACCTCCGCACCGGATACCGCCACAATCTCGATGGGCTCAGGCACACCTTCATCGAAGGCTCCATCACCAACCGCGAACTTGTGAAAAAAGCCGTCGAGGGTGTGGATTACATTTTCCATCTCGCCGCACTGGTGAGCGTCCCGGAATCCATGGCCAAGCCCGGCGAGTGCGTTGATATCAACGTCCACGGACTGCTCAACGTGCTCGAAGAGGCATCCGCCGTCGGGGTGAAGAAACTCGTCTTCGCCTCCTCCGCCGCCGTCTATGGTGACAACCCCACCGTTCCGAAAACCGAGGCGATGTGCCCGGAGCCGAAAAGCCCGTATGCGATCACCAAGCTCGATGGGGAATACTACCTCGGCATGTTCCAGCAAGAGGGCAGGCTCGAAACCACCGCGATCCGCTTCTTCAACGTCTTCGGCCCACGCCAGGATCCCAAGGGAGCCTACGCCGCCGCCGTCCCGATTTTCATCGAAAAGGCAGTGCGCAACGAGGACATCACCGTCTATGGCGATGGCGAGCAGACACGGGATTTCATCTACGTGAAGGACATCGCCGGAGCACTCTCCTTCGCGGTGGAAACTCCGGGCGTCACCGGCGTCTTCAACGCCGGGTACGGCGGCCAGATCACCATCAACGATCTCGCGCAGCGCATCATCACATCCGCCTCATCATCTTCGGAAGTCCTTCACGGCCCGGAACGGGCAGGGGATGTGAAGCACTCCCGCGCCAGTGCCGAAAAACTGCGTAATGAAGGCTGGGCACCCCGGCACAGCCTGGAGGAAGGGCTTGAAAAGACGCTGGCATTTTTCAGGGCGAAGTGGGCGGACAAAGCATAA
- a CDS encoding aminoglycoside phosphotransferase family protein, producing the protein MPDLGRIAALFDMRADFLAGSPHGSGHINDTYCANFDQSGLQEIRYIFQRINTDVFKNPEELMENISRVTEFSLARLMGQGHPEAHRRTLTCIPAKDGRPFAVDSEGGYWRVYPFIERATAHDELKTNEQAFQAAMAFGKFQSLAALLGGPRLHETIPDFHNTPKRFENLLSAIDADTHGRAASVKREIDFAIARKGDCSRITDLIAAGVIPERVTHNDTKLNNVLLDDSTTEAVCVIDLDTTMPGSALYDFGDMVRTAATNRREDEAETGMPNVRLDRFESLVKGFMVVGREFLNPVEIENLAFSGKLLTLECGMRFLTDYLQGDVYFKTQREGHNLDRCRNQFAYVGSIEGNLAEMEAIVQAIATDKPISA; encoded by the coding sequence ATTCCCGACCTAGGGAGAATCGCCGCCCTCTTTGACATGCGTGCCGATTTCCTGGCCGGCTCACCCCACGGCAGCGGTCACATCAACGACACCTACTGCGCGAATTTCGATCAGTCGGGATTGCAGGAAATCCGCTACATTTTCCAGAGGATCAATACGGACGTTTTCAAAAATCCTGAGGAGCTGATGGAGAATATCTCGCGGGTCACGGAATTTTCACTGGCCCGGCTCATGGGGCAGGGGCATCCCGAAGCCCACCGCCGCACCCTAACCTGCATACCCGCGAAAGACGGCCGTCCCTTCGCGGTCGACTCGGAGGGAGGCTATTGGCGCGTGTATCCCTTCATCGAGCGCGCCACCGCCCACGACGAGCTGAAGACCAACGAGCAGGCCTTCCAGGCGGCGATGGCCTTCGGGAAATTCCAGTCGCTCGCCGCACTACTCGGCGGCCCGCGCCTTCATGAGACCATCCCGGACTTTCACAATACACCGAAGCGATTTGAGAACCTTCTTTCTGCCATCGATGCGGATACGCACGGCCGTGCCGCCTCGGTGAAACGGGAGATCGACTTCGCCATCGCACGCAAGGGAGATTGCAGCCGGATCACAGATCTCATCGCCGCCGGAGTAATCCCCGAACGTGTCACCCACAACGACACGAAGCTCAACAACGTCCTTCTTGACGACTCCACTACCGAGGCTGTCTGCGTGATCGACCTTGACACCACCATGCCCGGCTCCGCCCTCTACGACTTCGGAGACATGGTGCGCACCGCCGCCACCAACAGGCGCGAGGACGAAGCGGAAACCGGCATGCCCAACGTTCGCCTTGACCGTTTCGAATCGCTTGTCAAAGGCTTCATGGTTGTCGGCAGGGAATTCCTCAATCCGGTGGAGATCGAAAACCTCGCTTTTTCCGGCAAGCTGCTCACACTCGAATGCGGCATGCGTTTCCTAACAGACTATCTCCAGGGCGATGTGTATTTCAAGACCCAGCGGGAAGGCCACAACCTCGACCGTTGCCGCAACCAGTTCGCATACGTGGGATCCATCGAGGGTAATCTCGCTGAAATGGAAGCCATCGTTCAGGCCATCGCGACCGATAAACCAATCTCCGCATGA
- a CDS encoding PD-(D/E)XK nuclease family protein: MIATATPPEAPFTTGLAPWAQTLPGHISPSAAKTYLGCSLKFYFERVACIRKSTPVALHLGKAVHAALQSFHLARWRGGDDSPETVAAAYEKAFSDLERDEGPVNYKDTSEREKARTDGLRVVAAYLDSPESMKEKPRAVEVLLKETIPGLSVPLTGAMDLVEGDFTAVDFKSAAAKPDPANAAFDHEIQLVSYQLLMEAATGETPPSLDLVFLVKTKTPQVIRVKSRPADEHRKRRVIALLETAVQGISEDRFHPQPGMHCSWCQFKNECKAWLPGQGLQERRAAA; the protein is encoded by the coding sequence ATGATCGCGACCGCCACCCCACCGGAAGCGCCGTTCACCACCGGGCTGGCACCCTGGGCACAGACACTGCCCGGACACATCAGCCCGTCGGCGGCCAAAACCTACCTCGGCTGCTCGCTCAAGTTCTACTTCGAGCGGGTGGCCTGCATCCGCAAGTCGACCCCTGTCGCCCTGCACCTCGGAAAGGCGGTTCATGCCGCCCTGCAATCGTTCCACCTCGCCCGCTGGCGGGGTGGCGATGATTCACCGGAGACCGTAGCCGCTGCCTATGAGAAAGCATTCAGCGATCTCGAACGCGACGAAGGCCCGGTCAACTACAAGGACACGTCCGAACGGGAGAAAGCCCGCACGGACGGCCTGCGCGTGGTCGCCGCCTACCTCGACTCCCCGGAGTCGATGAAGGAAAAGCCGCGTGCCGTCGAGGTTCTCCTCAAGGAGACCATCCCCGGCCTGTCCGTGCCCCTCACCGGGGCGATGGATCTGGTTGAGGGCGACTTCACAGCGGTGGATTTCAAGTCCGCCGCCGCGAAGCCCGATCCGGCCAACGCGGCTTTCGACCATGAGATCCAGCTTGTCAGCTACCAGCTGCTGATGGAGGCCGCCACCGGCGAAACCCCTCCGTCGCTCGACCTCGTGTTCCTGGTGAAAACCAAGACCCCCCAGGTCATCCGGGTGAAATCAAGACCCGCCGATGAGCACCGAAAGCGCCGGGTCATAGCCTTGCTGGAGACTGCCGTCCAAGGCATCTCCGAAGACCGCTTCCACCCGCAGCCCGGCATGCATTGCTCGTGGTGCCAGTTCAAGAACGAGTGTAAGGCGTGGCTACCCGGCCAGGGATTGCAGGAAAGGAGGGCCGCAGCATGA
- a CDS encoding alpha/beta hydrolase, with protein MAFDLPLKALILSFSLVQVASAQLLPALGDIDNDGVATVRDIAIIAGHFNGTAALTDVQKQIADVNKDGAVNSSDMDELVKEILGTRTPETLPLSTVRFTSPSSGEANVAVTRETVVHFTVPLSPTATLDTTKFQAEFGGKKILSRVEISSDRKKATLFYLEPLPSNARIRVSLDTNGVTDLLNRPLDGDGDGQPGGFRRFNFDTLSITPVGGTAIVGRVIASERGTGGIEKPLSGVTITVDGAEETLRAVTDAQGNFTLSPCPAGTFFVKIDGRTSPNSSWPGGDYYPFVGKKWHAFAGRMDNLAGDEGDSTRGTIYLPCVCSGSLQSTSVSRDTAVQFPAATLAVNPALAGTMLVVPANSLFSDDGTRGGKIGMAPVAPDRLPSPLPEGLNPPLVITIQTDGGTNLDRPVAVIFPNLPDPVTGEILPPGEKSALWSFNHDTGEWELSGPMTVTADGNFLQSDPGTGVRQPGWHAPAPGTGGNGGTEDPEDPPEAPLDITTEGADREQPGPPGQPGGQEEGPVMQEGDNLNIVSNKPGVEWNVTAPPGSVSTSPGTANIGIVAVGGSKTIGDVTITGTYPGKNGPETDTIKITIVPKLQIAVDRNRDGVVSFDVDDETSPSSKHVFWVNSDSDNGGIQKVNDLKIGDLGYVRGDIDRAPSTIQGLGDLEDFDRLVMKGNAIFPQLLNRGYEIRLVESGIKVPLKKLGLSMTAREDSTLGYLLTNPSLAEEQANKILTPTSDIATYATKPRSAQISRFGDSEITFLFEGREADEYAIRFELIKKGGTIPTAVSNDIHLDIRPIEQFYDIYSPASKSGGNCDDITTPYYNIDENYVRVSASLPEWTQRKDNEYLLFVHGWRMKPENRRFFTETAFKRLFWLGYRGRVGLFSWPTDWISDYTISPLIYPKNYDRSERRAYHSSPALLSLLRHLKSQYSRNVVLAHSMGNIVVSEALRTSAIAGTKVTDTYIASQGAVSAGAFSTTAAEFGVEDIGNEKLLGLGALPDRDETQPDFYGSYPTAGNQPYFYRIGNSADRMINLFNPDDYALEYWMVNQLTKPDRFELSTDTPSIFGGEWLWSSISQKFYRREFRTFPPSNPLTGPDQEFEDFELDRTVDRYEIFSHVAESRYRPMGAVVIKLPSISVSNIQLNEFMAGEFDHSGQFNRPLIYTQNYWREYILKELQR; from the coding sequence ATGGCATTCGATCTCCCCCTCAAGGCACTCATCCTGTCTTTCTCGCTTGTCCAAGTAGCTTCTGCGCAGCTACTCCCCGCCCTCGGCGACATTGATAATGACGGGGTCGCGACCGTCCGGGACATCGCCATCATCGCCGGGCATTTCAATGGCACCGCTGCCCTCACGGATGTCCAGAAGCAGATCGCGGATGTGAACAAGGACGGGGCGGTGAATTCCTCAGACATGGACGAGCTGGTGAAGGAAATCCTTGGCACCCGCACTCCGGAGACCCTTCCTCTCTCAACTGTCCGTTTCACCTCCCCTTCATCCGGTGAGGCGAATGTCGCGGTCACCCGGGAAACGGTCGTCCATTTCACCGTCCCCCTCTCACCCACGGCAACGCTGGATACCACGAAGTTCCAGGCGGAATTCGGCGGAAAGAAAATCCTCTCGCGGGTGGAAATCTCCAGCGACAGGAAAAAGGCCACCCTGTTCTATCTGGAGCCGCTGCCCTCGAACGCCCGGATCCGCGTTTCATTGGACACCAATGGCGTCACGGATCTGCTTAACCGCCCGCTGGATGGTGATGGGGACGGACAGCCGGGTGGCTTCCGCCGATTCAACTTCGATACCCTCTCGATTACCCCGGTGGGTGGAACTGCCATCGTGGGTCGGGTGATCGCTTCCGAGCGCGGCACGGGTGGAATCGAGAAGCCCTTGTCCGGAGTCACCATCACTGTGGACGGGGCGGAGGAAACGCTCCGAGCAGTCACCGATGCCCAGGGAAATTTCACCCTCAGCCCTTGCCCGGCGGGAACCTTCTTCGTGAAAATCGATGGACGTACATCGCCTAATAGTTCCTGGCCTGGCGGTGATTATTATCCATTCGTAGGAAAAAAATGGCATGCCTTCGCCGGTCGCATGGACAATCTGGCTGGCGACGAGGGCGATAGCACCCGGGGCACGATCTATCTTCCCTGTGTATGCAGCGGCAGTTTACAAAGCACCAGCGTGTCGCGAGACACTGCCGTTCAATTCCCAGCCGCCACTCTGGCGGTAAATCCGGCCTTGGCTGGAACCATGCTCGTAGTCCCAGCCAATTCCCTGTTCTCCGACGATGGCACTCGAGGTGGCAAGATTGGAATGGCACCAGTCGCCCCGGATCGATTGCCCTCTCCTTTGCCTGAAGGGCTCAATCCGCCCCTTGTCATCACCATCCAGACAGATGGCGGCACCAACCTTGATCGTCCTGTGGCGGTCATATTTCCCAACCTGCCTGATCCCGTGACTGGTGAAATTTTGCCTCCCGGTGAAAAGTCCGCCTTATGGTCTTTCAACCATGATACGGGGGAATGGGAATTATCTGGTCCAATGACGGTGACGGCGGATGGAAATTTCCTCCAAAGCGATCCGGGAACAGGGGTCAGGCAACCTGGCTGGCATGCTCCCGCCCCCGGGACTGGCGGAAACGGTGGAACGGAAGATCCCGAAGATCCACCCGAAGCTCCCCTGGATATCACAACGGAAGGAGCAGACAGGGAGCAGCCCGGACCACCTGGGCAACCCGGCGGACAAGAAGAAGGTCCGGTGATGCAGGAAGGTGATAACCTGAACATCGTATCAAACAAACCGGGGGTCGAATGGAACGTTACCGCTCCACCGGGCAGCGTATCCACCAGTCCCGGCACCGCCAATATCGGTATCGTGGCCGTTGGAGGGAGCAAAACTATAGGCGACGTCACAATTACCGGCACCTATCCGGGTAAGAATGGCCCAGAGACAGACACGATTAAGATCACCATTGTACCCAAGCTGCAAATTGCCGTAGACAGGAACAGAGATGGAGTCGTTTCTTTTGACGTGGACGATGAGACGAGCCCTAGCTCGAAGCATGTTTTTTGGGTAAATTCTGATTCCGATAATGGAGGAATACAGAAAGTCAACGATCTGAAAATTGGAGACTTGGGATATGTTCGCGGAGATATTGACCGGGCACCGAGCACAATACAGGGTTTAGGTGACCTTGAGGATTTCGATCGCTTGGTAATGAAAGGTAATGCCATCTTTCCGCAATTGTTGAATAGAGGCTATGAGATCCGTTTAGTGGAAAGCGGAATTAAAGTGCCGCTTAAAAAATTGGGGCTATCGATGACAGCAAGAGAAGATTCCACTCTCGGATACTTACTGACCAATCCTAGCCTTGCGGAAGAACAGGCAAACAAGATACTCACCCCAACATCAGATATAGCAACTTACGCAACAAAACCACGAAGTGCACAAATTTCCCGTTTCGGTGATAGTGAGATCACATTTTTATTTGAAGGTAGAGAAGCGGATGAGTATGCAATACGCTTTGAGCTTATTAAAAAAGGAGGAACAATTCCCACTGCTGTCTCAAATGATATTCACCTCGATATCCGACCAATAGAGCAGTTCTACGATATTTATTCGCCGGCGAGCAAAAGCGGAGGAAACTGTGATGATATTACGACACCTTATTACAATATTGATGAAAACTATGTGAGAGTGAGCGCCTCGCTCCCAGAATGGACTCAAAGGAAAGATAACGAATACCTGCTTTTTGTCCATGGATGGAGAATGAAGCCCGAGAACCGTAGGTTTTTTACTGAAACAGCTTTTAAACGCCTATTCTGGCTTGGTTATCGTGGTCGTGTCGGTCTATTTTCGTGGCCAACAGACTGGATTAGTGACTATACGATAAGTCCTTTGATTTATCCAAAAAACTATGACCGAAGCGAACGGAGGGCCTATCATTCTTCGCCTGCATTACTTTCACTCCTAAGGCATCTGAAGTCGCAATATTCGCGTAATGTAGTTCTGGCTCACAGCATGGGTAATATCGTCGTAAGCGAGGCACTGAGGACTTCGGCGATTGCGGGAACGAAAGTCACAGATACCTATATAGCCAGCCAAGGTGCAGTTTCAGCAGGTGCTTTTTCTACTACAGCGGCTGAGTTTGGCGTTGAAGACATTGGCAACGAAAAATTGCTTGGGTTGGGAGCCCTCCCGGATCGTGACGAGACACAACCGGACTTTTACGGAAGCTACCCGACCGCCGGAAACCAACCTTACTTTTATCGAATCGGAAATTCAGCCGATAGAATGATCAATCTTTTCAATCCGGATGATTACGCACTGGAATATTGGATGGTCAACCAGCTTACTAAACCAGATCGATTTGAGCTTTCGACAGATACGCCTTCAATTTTCGGTGGCGAATGGCTCTGGTCATCAATCTCACAAAAATTTTATCGCCGTGAATTTAGAACCTTTCCTCCATCAAATCCGTTAACGGGGCCAGATCAGGAATTTGAAGATTTTGAATTGGATCGTACAGTTGATAGATATGAAATTTTTTCACATGTAGCCGAATCTCGTTACCGACCGATGGGAGCAGTCGTCATCAAGTTACCTTCAATATCTGTAAGCAATATCCAGTTGAACGAATTTATGGCGGGTGAATTTGATCATTCTGGGCAGTTCAATAGGCCTTTGATTTATACGCAGAATTATTGGAGAGAATACATACTTAAAGAACTTCAGAGATGA